CTCCTGGCCCTGCCGGTGGAACACCTATTTAAACCTAGCCTTCGTCAATCTCGGCACTCTCATCCAGATTCCTATCAAATCATCACCTGTGCCAAAGACTGCACTACAAATACTCATATTTTCCCAAAACTGTAATAGATTGGAACCACCtaccagtgtttactcagaggctgtatgtctcaaatttggcccagtgaaaattatatttggcccacaacaatttgcaatgctgtattacaattagtcaatttgaggaattactgagACAAAATTGAGTCCATTTTGGGGAgaaatgcttcatttggcgcactcaatttccagagagagtaaacactgccacCTACCCCATTCAATTATTCAAATACAAGACTCAACCAGCTTCAAAGCAGCTGTGCAAGCACACCTAAAGCAAGACTAACACAGTAATATCAGGAGTTCCACAAGGCTCAGTCCTAGGTCCAACCctctttcttctgtacattaatgacATCGTAACCAACATCAACTCAACTTTCCGTCTATTCGCGGATGACAGTATCCTGTATCGTGAAATCCAGAGCACTGAAGACCAAGACACTCTCCAAGATGATTTGAACAAAGTCTTCCAGTGGGCTGACCAGTGGCAGATGAGCTTTAACGCTACTAAATGCGAGACTCTTACCATCACCCGCAAGACCAAACCACTGAATCACATCTATCAGGTGGACGGTCACAGCATAGTTAAGTCATCGAAGCACAAATATCTTGGAGTTACAATTAACAAACATCTTGACTGGAAGGATCACGTCCTAAACATCACATCTAGTGCCCGTTGCACCCTGGGTGTATTGCGACAGAATTTGTCATCTTGCCCGATACACGTTAAGACCAAGGCTTACCAGGCTCTAGTGCGACCAAAAATGGAATTTGCTTCAGCTGCATGGAACCCGTATTCTTGTGAGCAGGTGAATGCTTTGGAGTCTGTCCAGCGTCAAGCTGCTAGGTTTGTTTATAACAATTACGAGCGAACCGCAAGTGTGACCAGTATGCTACAACGCTTTGAATGGGATTCTCTTGCCACCAGACGACTACTTAACCAGGGcaccatgtttttcaaaatccaccatgGACTTGTGAACATCCCCTTCCCAACTG
This Amphiura filiformis unplaced genomic scaffold, Afil_fr2py scaffold_54, whole genome shotgun sequence DNA region includes the following protein-coding sequences:
- the LOC140144433 gene encoding uncharacterized protein — protein: MSFNATKCETLTITRKTKPLNHIYQVDGHSIVKSSKHKYLGVTINKHLDWKDHVLNITSSARCTLGVLRQNLSSCPIHVKTKAYQALVRPKMEFASAAWNPYSCEQVNALESVQRQAARFVYNNYERTASVTSMLQRFEWDSLATRRLLNQGTMFFKIHHGLVNIPFPTVVIPSLRLGRATNTLSYQPIQSIVNTYRYSFFVRTIPIWNRLPQPVIAATTVSQFQTLALPALRDMATTPTHQSL